The Paenibacillus sp. RC334 nucleotide sequence TTCATCGCTGGAATCACATGAGGTTTGGTAATTTTTAATTGGTTGTTAATCTGATGGCGGATCATTTTGAACGTATTGAAAAAGTCTTCCTTTTCCTTGGAATCGTTTTTCAGACTGGTAATCATCTGGTCCCGAAGCAGTTTATCGAAGAAATCTACATTGTCCGCTTTTCGCACCATCTCTTGGATAAGTCGATTGAATTCCGGATTTCCGGATGCAAAGATCTCCATCATTTCATTATACTTTTCAGTACCTACACGTTCTTTATAACGTTTGAGTCCATTCATTGCACGATCCAGTATCACCTCACGGGCCATGGCATCGGAATCATATACGTTATGGATCAAATAGGAAATAACCGCCCAGTATAATTCAAAGGGATTGATAAGATCCGAACGCTGATCATGATATTTTAAATAGTAGGTATAGGGTGTTACCGCACCATCTCTCATATCGTCAACCATATCTGCAAAATCATCAGCCAACTGGTTATAGATACCATAAAAGAATGTTCGTTGCTCAAAGCCCTCATCCTCGGGAGCACCAATCACGGAACGGACAATCAATCGGGACGAAGAAGATTTTAAAATGACAGGTATATAAAGCTCTTCATTGGTGTAATTAGCACGCGTTAGGTCCTTGACACGGTCGATATCCTGGGAATGAAAAAAGACATAGGACTGCTCGAAAAATGTTTGCTGTGTATCCGGCCGCTGATGTTCCTTAATATACTCAAAAGCATCCGAGAGCTCTGAGTGTATGTATTGAATTAACTCCATATTATTTCCGGTCCAATCGCCCAACTCAGGCACAGATCCAGTGAGAAGCGCAGCACGTATCATACGGGAATATTGTTCTTTCTCTTGAGCGGTCAAAACCTGGGAATCGAGAAGATCGTCAATGAAAGGATAGGTTAGACCATAGGAATAACCAAGCCTGATGGCTTCATCCAGTCTGCGAGCACGTTCCACAGGTGACACTTTATCGTCCATCTCTTCCATCACATGCAGAATAACTCCGATAATGATCTTAATCAGTTTGCGCTGGGCTTGCTCGGCATCCATTTCCTTTGGAATATGGGAGGATACGGACCTAAGTTTGTTGATCACCCAAATTGTGGCGGTTTCTATGCCTTCCTTCTGGGCCCACCGATACAACCCGGCCAAATTCATAAATTCTGGTTGGTCTCCCCCGTTTGCACTGGTGGATTGAATCAAGTGTTTTTTGATGTCAGCAATGGCACGCTGAATCCGGGTCTGTGTGTCAGGAGAATCCAGAGCTTTGCCTAGATCCCTCATATAAATATAGGAGACGCTTCGATCCAGGTAATCATCCAATTTGCCTGTATAATTCAGCCATTGAATGTATCTATGATAATCCCGAGTATCAGGTTTTCTCTTTGCCCTCGAAAAGAAGGATAGCCATGAAGAATGATGAATATGATTCCTTTTCCACATTTGGATATCTTCCGTCAGGGTAGTTACATAAGTCTTGTCTACGACCTGTGCATAAAGTGATGCAAAATACTGAACCGCCTTCTGCTCAGCCAGCTGATATCCTGTATTGGCTTGATTTATAAATTCCTCATTCATACGATGCATTACCTCAACTTCTATTTTTGTTAAACATGGTTGCATTTCTTCCCTGACGGGAATGGGGCGGATCATGTTTTTATCTTTATACGGGAAAGAATCTGTGAGGTTACGAAATTATTATGCTGCTTACAAAAATACACTTATTGGCTTCATCAAGCAGATGTACCTTTACTGACTGGTCTGATACCGTTCGAATTATATAGTATAATCGATTTTAAACCGTCTGTTGACTGGCTACCTAGTTATATTATGAATGTTATGAATAGGGGGTTGTGTGATTAATGACAATGGAAGAAGTGCTTATGCTGGAACGTAATGAGACGAAGCTCGTTGGATACTCTGTAACCGCGTCGTTAAATCAAGATCTGGAAACCGGAATTGTCGTAAGATTACGCGAAGAACTCTTTGACAAGCGTCATGAAATTGCAAATCGATTAGATGATGACGGGATTTACTTAGTCCAAGTTTACCCGGACGGTGAATGGACGCCCGATGTTCCGTTCGTAAGTATTGTTGCGGTAGAGGTTAGCGATTTTGCACATATTCCCGAGGGATTAGTTCGTCATACGATACTGGCTGGGAAGTATGTGAAGGTCACTCATAAGGGACCTGAATCCCAAATAGATGGAACCTATGACTCAATCCGTGATAGGGGGATCAGCGCTTCTCGCTCTTTTGATTTCGAGTATTGGACTGATATTCATTCTCTGGAACAAAAGGACAGCACGATAGATATTTATATGCCTTGGGAAGCTTAGTCGATGTAACAAGAGCAGAATGTACTGCTACGCATGTGTTAATTTATATTATTTCGAGGTGTTTTTATGGAGTGGCTGGAAACGATCAGATTATGGAACCAAACGCCGGTTAAGGTACTGGACATTCGTCATTTTACGATGAAGCCTGGAGAGAGATTGAGTTCCTATTCCCTGCCTTCAAGCGGATTTCTATTCGCCAATCAAGGAGAAGCCAGATTAATGCTTGATAGAATTGAAACCTCATTAGCCAAGTTTCAGGTTCTCCACGGCGGAAAAGGAGCACATCTGAATATCTGGTGCTTAAACCAGCCGTTTGAATACTACCTCATTTTATACAAACCCGTTCAAGAACAAGCGGGTCAAAGTCCGTTCGAACGAGAAGATCGGATGGCTCTATTTAGACAAAACTA carries:
- a CDS encoding polyprenyl synthetase family protein, coding for MHRMNEEFINQANTGYQLAEQKAVQYFASLYAQVVDKTYVTTLTEDIQMWKRNHIHHSSWLSFFSRAKRKPDTRDYHRYIQWLNYTGKLDDYLDRSVSYIYMRDLGKALDSPDTQTRIQRAIADIKKHLIQSTSANGGDQPEFMNLAGLYRWAQKEGIETATIWVINKLRSVSSHIPKEMDAEQAQRKLIKIIIGVILHVMEEMDDKVSPVERARRLDEAIRLGYSYGLTYPFIDDLLDSQVLTAQEKEQYSRMIRAALLTGSVPELGDWTGNNMELIQYIHSELSDAFEYIKEHQRPDTQQTFFEQSYVFFHSQDIDRVKDLTRANYTNEELYIPVILKSSSSRLIVRSVIGAPEDEGFEQRTFFYGIYNQLADDFADMVDDMRDGAVTPYTYYLKYHDQRSDLINPFELYWAVISYLIHNVYDSDAMAREVILDRAMNGLKRYKERVGTEKYNEMMEIFASGNPEFNRLIQEMVRKADNVDFFDKLLRDQMITSLKNDSKEKEDFFNTFKMIRHQINNQLKITKPHVIPAMKGQLIDAANYSLEGDGKRIRPILTWVMGVNEYGLDASAIVPLLRSLEYMHTASLIFDDLPSQDNASTRRGRQTLHQVHNSATAELTGLYLIQKAIGEQSSLDQFNAETVLALIQYSAQKAEDMCMGQAMDLDSKGKQLTLEQLNMVCFFKTGVAFEACLVMPAMLAQVKESEIAALKKFAYHAGIAFQIKDDLLDVEGDLLLLGKPVGQDSENNNSNFVSILGQEGAGKEMWEHYCLAMEALKEVPRNIAFLKHLMNYMVTRDR
- a CDS encoding effector binding domain-containing protein, producing the protein MTMEEVLMLERNETKLVGYSVTASLNQDLETGIVVRLREELFDKRHEIANRLDDDGIYLVQVYPDGEWTPDVPFVSIVAVEVSDFAHIPEGLVRHTILAGKYVKVTHKGPESQIDGTYDSIRDRGISASRSFDFEYWTDIHSLEQKDSTIDIYMPWEA